Sequence from the Candidatus Methylopumilus planktonicus genome:
ATACCAACAAGATCCTATTGATATTGGTTTTAATGTGACATACTTAATTGATGTACTTACAAACATTCAAGAAGATAAAGTCACACTCGCATTCTTGGATACGAACAGCAGCTGCTTATTTACAATACCGAACAACAACTACTACAAGTATGTAGTCATGCCAATGCGCATTTAGTCCAATTTAAGATAAAGAGAAACTCATGGCTCAAAAGATAGACAATCAAGAATACAACTCAGACAGCATTAAAATCTTAAAGGGATTAGATGCAGTAAGAAAAAGACCAGGCATGTATATTGGTGACACATCTGATGGAAGCGGACTCCACCACATGGTCTTCGAGGTACTTGATAATGCGATTGATGAGTCATTAGCCGGTCATTGCGACGACATTAAAATAATTATACATCCAGACAATTCCGTGAGCGTTTCAGATAATGGGCGCGGCATTCCAACAGACATTAAAGAAGACGACGAGTTTAAAAGGTCGGCAGCTGAAATTGTAATGACAGAATTACACGCTGGTGGAAAGTTTGATCAAAACTCTTATAAAGTATCTGGCGGGCTTCATGGTGTGGGCGTCTCTGTAGTAAACGCACTATCTGAATGGTTGCGCTTAAAAGTTTGTCGTAATGGTAAGGTGTATCAAATGGAATTTAAACGTGGCGAACGTGTGGCTGCGTTAGCTGAAATGGGCACCACGGATCGTCGCGGGACAGAAGTTCATTTCTACCCTTCAGCTGAAACATTTACTAATATAGATTTTCATTATGAAATCTTAGCTAAACGCATTCGCGAACTATCATTTCTTAATAATGGCGTCAAAATGGAATTGATAGATCAAAGAAATAACAAGTCAGAAAACTTCGCATATTCCGGTGGCGTTCAAGGTTTTGTGGAATACATGAATCGATCTAAATCCGTGCTTCATAAAAAACCATTTCATGCGATTGGTGAAAAAGAAGGCATCATCGTTGAAGTGTCGATGCAATGGAATGATTCATATGGGGAAAATGTTCAATGCTTTACAAATAACATTCCTCAAAGAGATGGGGGCACGCACTTAACAGGTCTTCGCACCGCGATGACAAGAACACTCAATAATTTTATTGAACAAAACGACCTCGCTAAAAAAGCAAAAGTAGAAACAACTGGTGACGACATGCGAGAAGGCCTCACTTGTATTCTTTCAGTGAAAGTGCCAGAACCTAAATTTTCTTCACAAACAAAAGATAAATTAGTTTCAAGCGAAGTACAGCCCGTAGTATCTGATGTGGTTGCTTCAAAGCTCGCTGACTTCTTGGCAGAAAACCCTGCGGACGCAAAAGTTATTTGCAATAAAATTATTGATGCAGCGCGCGCCAGAGAGGCAGCCCGTAAAGCACGAGATATGACAAGACGCAAAGGCGTTATGGATTCGATGGGCCTTCCAGGCAAATTGGCAGATTGCCAAGAAAAAGATCCATCGTTGTGCGAAATTTACTTGGTTGAGGGTGATTCTGCGGGAGGCTCAGCAAAGCAAGGCCGTGATCGAAAAAATCAAGCGATCCTACCTTTAAAAGGAAAAATTCTAAATGTGGAGAAAGCGCGTTTTGATAAATTATTATCTTCACAAGAAATTGCAACTTTAATTACTGCCTTAGGGACTGGAATTGGCAAGGATGATTTTAATGTTGAAAAGCTCCGCTACCATCGCATTATTATTATGACTGATGCTGACGTTGACGGCGCCCATATTCGTACTCTGCTATTAACATTCTTTTATCGTCAAATGCCGGAGCTTGTAGAGCGAGGACATATTTATATAGCACAGCCCCCTCTTTTTAAAGTGAAACAAGGTAAGCACGAGCAATATCTCAAAGACGAACAAGAGCTTGATCAATACTTACTTGAATCAGCCATTAAAGATGCAACCTTGCTTACTAAAAAAGGTGGTAGTAGTC
This genomic interval carries:
- the gyrB gene encoding DNA topoisomerase (ATP-hydrolyzing) subunit B; translated protein: MAQKIDNQEYNSDSIKILKGLDAVRKRPGMYIGDTSDGSGLHHMVFEVLDNAIDESLAGHCDDIKIIIHPDNSVSVSDNGRGIPTDIKEDDEFKRSAAEIVMTELHAGGKFDQNSYKVSGGLHGVGVSVVNALSEWLRLKVCRNGKVYQMEFKRGERVAALAEMGTTDRRGTEVHFYPSAETFTNIDFHYEILAKRIRELSFLNNGVKMELIDQRNNKSENFAYSGGVQGFVEYMNRSKSVLHKKPFHAIGEKEGIIVEVSMQWNDSYGENVQCFTNNIPQRDGGTHLTGLRTAMTRTLNNFIEQNDLAKKAKVETTGDDMREGLTCILSVKVPEPKFSSQTKDKLVSSEVQPVVSDVVASKLADFLAENPADAKVICNKIIDAARAREAARKARDMTRRKGVMDSMGLPGKLADCQEKDPSLCEIYLVEGDSAGGSAKQGRDRKNQAILPLKGKILNVEKARFDKLLSSQEIATLITALGTGIGKDDFNVEKLRYHRIIIMTDADVDGAHIRTLLLTFFYRQMPELVERGHIYIAQPPLFKVKQGKHEQYLKDEQELDQYLLESAIKDATLLTKKGGSSLTGDSLGEIARQMVLTEAVIRRIAPHYDEAVLRAILHVGAIDLTSETKVENVAKAIRERLINKSTEKSEVIVSLDEETKTYKLAVHKFVHGNLESCVIDALFLSSGDYQQILKTSQMLDGLVGTGAEIQRGEKSESVSNFKEALDWLLGEAKHNLNIQRYKGLGEMNPEQLWETTMDPSVRRLLKVQIDDAISADEIFSTLMGDQVEPRRAFIENNALGASNLDI